ATGTAATAATTTAATTGCTCTTCGAGATCGGAATAGTCTTTTTTGATTTCGATGTAGTGCTCGCCCCCTTTCAGCGTTCCTTCCATAAACCAAGTCTCGTAAGTAGGCTCGGGCATCACGGCAATGGAATTAGAAGACATCACCCACTTTAAGTTGGAAGCAACATCATTGCCCTCCAGACATAAAATAAATTTATTAATCAAATGTTTTCCTATAGAGATTTTAGGCTTTATCCATTCTTGTTCTCCATATTCGTATTTATTCACTTGACCTAAATCACACAGAGGATTTCCATAATGTTTCTCAAAAAAATCATATCTATGTTTTTGAAAAACCCCACAACGAGAAATCAATATATTTCTTTTATTGGCAAAAGGAATATCTTTTTTTACCCATCGGAAATGTCTCTGTTTATCCAAATTTATCAATACACTATTGGCGTTATCTCCATGAATCGGGCGGCTTTTGACAATGGAAGGAACATCTGGAACATCAATCACATCTCCAAAAACATAATTTAAATCTAAATTTTGATCAAAAAAGCGGGCGTATTCATATAAATCAAAATAATAAGCTTTTGGATTTTTTACTTTTTTTAAATCTTTGATTTTATTTGAATTAGCTGTATTTTGAGAAATAGAAGTTTGGCAATAATAGTCTATCCTTTCACGGCATTTTGCAATTTGCTCATGGGTGAGTGATTTTTCAATAGTAGTAACAATGTTTTTATACTTTTTGAAAGTAGGCAAAAAAACATTTTTATATCCTTTTAGGTATAAATTAATTTTTAGTTTTTTCTGAATTTTGATTTCTCCCATACAGCTTTTAGAATATTTACAAAAATACAAAAATATCAATAAGTCTAAGGGGCGAAAAAATGGTTAAAAAATGATTTTTTCCCAAAAATAAACGAATTGCAACTAAATTTTGAGATAAGTATGTTATACTTTAATAATTAATTTTTTACTTTTGCCCTTATGGAGTTTAAAGCTGGACAAATAGCTGAATTTATAAATGGTAAAATTGTAGGAAATCCCGATCGTGTGGTGTCTCGTTTTGCCAACATAGATACTGCAACCGATTGTGATCTTACTTTTTTAGGAAATCCGAAATATGCACCTTTCCTGAAAGATACCCAGGCAAGTGTTATCATTATTTCTCAAAATTTTGATTTTGAAGAGCAGGATAGCAAAACATTCATTGTAGTTCCAGAAGCTTATGAAGCAATTACCCAGCTACTCACGATTTATGAGCAATACAGAAATGCAAAATCTGGTCGAGAAAATCCACATTTTATTGCCGATTCGGCCAAAATTGGCGAAAATGAATACATTGGAGCCTTTGCCTACATTGGCGAAAATGTAAAAATCGGTAAAAATGTAAAAATTTATCCACACGCATATGTAGGAGATAATGTTACAATTGGAGATAATTCCGTAATTAATTCAGGCGTGAAGATTTATCACGAGTGTAAAATCGGTGAAAATTGCATTATTCACGCAGGAAGCATCATCGGAAGCGATGGATTTGGCTTTAAACCCAATGAAAAAGGAGAATTTATCAAAGTACCACAAATCGGGAATGTTGTGATAGAAGACTTCGTTGAGGTGGGCGCGTGTTGCACGATAGATAGAGGTACTATGGGCTCTACAATCATCAGAAAAGGGACTAAACTCGACAACCAAATCCAAGTGGCGCACAATGTAGAAATTGGCTCGCACAATGTGATTGCTGCACAATCAGGCATTGCGGGTTCTACCAAAATCGGTTCGCACAATATGATTGGCGGACAAGTGGGCATTGTGGGACACATCAAAATTGGAAACCAAAACCAAATTCAAGCACAAAGTGGTGTAAACAGAACTGTAAAAGATGGCGAAAAACTCTACGGCTCGCCAGCAATCGATGCGCACCAATTTAGAAAATCCTATGTGCTTTTCAAAAATTTAAATCAAATAGTAGAGAGAATCAATCGTTTAGAAAAAAAATAAAATATAATTCAAGTAAATCGTCTTATGGCAGAGAATCAAAAAACCTTAGCATCAGAAGTAGTTTTAGATGGCGTAGGATTGCACACTGGTAAAAGTGTAACCATGAAACTAAAACCCGCAGAACCCAATACAGGTTTTGTATTTGTGAGGACAGATTTGGAAGGGCACCCAACTATCGAAGCCGATGCTAATTATGTTACTTTCACTGAGCGAGGAACGATTTTAGAAAAAAAAGGCGTAAAAATCCATACCACAGAGCACATTTTAGCAGCGCTTACGGGAATGGATTTGGATAATGTGATTATTGAGCTTAACAATGCCGAACCACCCATCATGGATGGTTCTGCCAAATTCTTTGTAGAAGCGATAGAAAAAGCAGGAATAAAGGAGCAAGAGGTGGAGCGCGAATATTATGAAATTAAGGAAATTGTAACCTATACCGATCCAGAAACAGGCTCAGAAATTACAGCTATCCCAGCTGAAAAATTTGAAATTACAACCATGGTAGATTTTGGAACCAAAGTATTAGGCACCCAAAACGCTACATTGAAAGATATTTCCAAATTCAAAACTGAAATTGCCAATGCGCGTACATTCAGCTTTTTGCATGAATTGGAACAACTCTTGCACGCAGGGCTCATCAAAGGAGGAGACATCAATAATGCCATTGTGTATGTAGATAAGGAAATCACCCCAGAAACCGAAGAAAAGTTGAAAGAAGCCTTTAACCAAGAAAGCGTTTCGATTAAACCAAACGGAATTTTGGACAATCTTACTCTTCATTATCCAAACGAGGCAGCACGCCACAAATTATTGGATGTGATTGGAGATTTAACCTTAATTGGAAAGAAAATTAAAGGTAAAATCATAGCCACCAAACCAGGGCATTTAATCAACACCCAGTTTGCCAAAAAACTGAGCAAACAAATCAAAATCGAACAGCGCAGAAATGTGCCAGAAATCGATTTGAATGGTGAGCCTGTTTACGACATCAATCAAATTATGGAACTGCTTCCACATCGCCCTCCTTTCCTCTTGGTAGATAAAATCATGTCTATCGACGAGAAAACTGTAATAGGCGTGAAAAATGTGAGTATGAACGAACCATTTTTTGTAGGTCACTTCCCAGAAGAGCCCGTGATGCCAGGTGTGTTACAAGTAGAGGCAATGGCACAAGCAGGCGGAATCCTATTTTTAAGCAATGTCCCAGATCCAAAATCGTATTCCACGTATTTTATGAAAATAGACAAAGTGAAATTCAAGAAAAAAGTAATTCCGGGAGATGTTTTAATCATAAAATGTGAATTAACACAACCTATTCGTCGTGGAATTGTGAGCATGCAGGGAACAGGCTATACCAATGGTGAAGTTGCGGTGGAAGCAGAAATGATGGCAAGATTAATCAAAAATAAAGAATAACAATCATGAATCAACCACTCGCATATATTCACCCCGATGCTATAATTGCTGAAAATGTAGTTGTAGAGCCGTTTACTACCATTTCAAAAGATGTTACCATAGGCGAAGGTACATGGATAGGCCCCAATGTTACTATTATGCAAGGGGCTAGAATTGGTAAAAATTGCAAAATTTTTCCTGGCGCGGTGATTTCTGCCGTTCCACAAGATTTAAAATACAAAGGCGAAAAAACCACCGTAGAAATCGGGGACAATACCGTAATTAGAGAATGTGTAACCATCAATAAAGGAACGGCCGATCGCATGAAAACAGTGGTAGGTAGCAATTGTTTAATCATGGCTTATTCCCACATTGCACACGATTGCAAAGTGGGAGATAATTGTATATTCTCTAACAATACCACGCTCGCAGGGCATGTTACAGTGGGCGATTATGTAACCATGGCGGGCATGACAGCCGTGCACCAGTTTTGCCATGTAGGGAAACACGCATTTGTAACAGGAGGTTCTCTTGTGCGCAAAGATGTGCCCCCTTATGTAAAAGCCGCACGCGAGCCACTTTCCTACATGGGGATCAATTCTGTGGGGCTTAGAAGAAGAAACTTTAGCTCTGAAAAAATCAGAGAAATTCAAGATATTTATAGAATTCTTTACCAGAAAAAATATAATAACTCGCAGGCACTTAGCTTTATTGAAGCAGAAATGGAGGCCACTCCTGAAAGGGATGAAATCCTGTCTTTTGTGAAAGAATCTCAGCGTGGAATTATGAAAGGCTACAACCCAAACAATCTTTAAAAATTAATTAAAAAACGAAATATAAGAATATGGCAACAACATCAGATATCAGAAAAGGAATGTGTATCGAATGGAATAACGATACCTACAAGATTATTGAATTCTTACATGTGAAACCAGGAAAAGGACCTGCGTTTGTGCGTACTAAACTTAAAAGTGTAACCAACGGAAAAGTATTGGATAACACGTTTTCGGCAGGTCATAAAATTGATGAGGTGCGTGTGGAAACTAGAAAATACCAATACCTATACGATGACGAAAATGGGTTCCACTTTATGAACAATGATGATTTTACACAAGTATATCTAAATAGAGATATGATTGAAAATCCAGAATTCATGAAAAACGGGGAGGAGGTAACCATTATCTTCCGTGCAGACGATGAAACACCGCTATCTGCTGAGCTTCCTGCCACTGTAATTATGGAAATCGCACACACAGAGCCAGGTGTAAAAGGAGATACAGCTACCAACGCTACTAAGCCAGCCACTACGGAAACGGGAGCAGAAATCCGTGTGCCACTTTTCATTCAAGAAGGAGATAAAGTAAAAATCAGTACAGAAGATGGCTCATACCAAGAGCGTATTAAGGAATAATTAATCATATTCCATATTAAAACGGAGATAGAGAATCGCGATTCTCTATCTCCGTTTTATTTTATATTCAATACACAATTATTTCTTTTTATATAATGGAACTGTGCTACATGCTTCGCCATACATAAGCGATTTAGCAACAGGATATAGCTTAGCGATGAGCGAAATGTAAGTTTGCTCATAAATTTTCATATTTCCACAACCTTTGATGATGATTGGTTTTCTAGAAAAATCATCCAAATTCATATTTTTTACATAATGTTGTATTGCTAAATTATTGAATTCATCTTTATTTCCTACGCCACAGAATTCACCAAAGGGGGCTAAATGGCATTGTAATAATAAAAATGCCCAACCTGGCAAAATGGGATCTCCACTACATGTAATATGTACATAGCTATCTTGAAATTTTGTCCAATCGATATCTTTTAAAGCACCTCTAAATTCCTTTTCAATTAAAATTTGCCCATCTCTTAGAAATTCTTGAATGTCTAAAATTTTGATTTTTGGTGAAATTTCGGAGTTAAATATATGCGCTAAATCTATCGTAATGAGTGAGCTCTTGGCAACTTTGTTAATTATTTCGTCCATAGATGCTGAATTTTGGACAAAAATAAAGTTTAATTTTTTTGAAAAACACATTTAATCAAGAAATATTTCAAATTGCTTAAAATCCGAATGATTGATGTTTTATTCTTTGAAAAATCCTTAAAAATCAGAATTTCAAGGTTTTTAAGTTGAAGAAAATGGATTGATTCACTTTAAAAATTAACACAATGATGATATGATATTCTTCATTTTTGTACAAAATATACGATAAAGGTTTTGTTATCAATGAAAAATGATTTAGTTTAGCAACTCAGATAGTTGCGATTTTAACATTTATTAAAACAATTAAAAAATATATAGAATGAAGCGAAAAATGTTATGGAGTAGCACAATGTTGCTACTATTTGTGAGCATTATGGCGCAAATCACCGGTAAGGTGCAAGATGATTATGGTCCGCTACAAGGTGCACTTGTTACC
This Ornithobacterium rhinotracheale DNA region includes the following protein-coding sequences:
- a CDS encoding bifunctional UDP-3-O-[3-hydroxymyristoyl] N-acetylglucosamine deacetylase/3-hydroxyacyl-ACP dehydratase, encoding MAENQKTLASEVVLDGVGLHTGKSVTMKLKPAEPNTGFVFVRTDLEGHPTIEADANYVTFTERGTILEKKGVKIHTTEHILAALTGMDLDNVIIELNNAEPPIMDGSAKFFVEAIEKAGIKEQEVEREYYEIKEIVTYTDPETGSEITAIPAEKFEITTMVDFGTKVLGTQNATLKDISKFKTEIANARTFSFLHELEQLLHAGLIKGGDINNAIVYVDKEITPETEEKLKEAFNQESVSIKPNGILDNLTLHYPNEAARHKLLDVIGDLTLIGKKIKGKIIATKPGHLINTQFAKKLSKQIKIEQRRNVPEIDLNGEPVYDINQIMELLPHRPPFLLVDKIMSIDEKTVIGVKNVSMNEPFFVGHFPEEPVMPGVLQVEAMAQAGGILFLSNVPDPKSYSTYFMKIDKVKFKKKVIPGDVLIIKCELTQPIRRGIVSMQGTGYTNGEVAVEAEMMARLIKNKE
- the lpxA gene encoding acyl-ACP--UDP-N-acetylglucosamine O-acyltransferase, with the protein product MNQPLAYIHPDAIIAENVVVEPFTTISKDVTIGEGTWIGPNVTIMQGARIGKNCKIFPGAVISAVPQDLKYKGEKTTVEIGDNTVIRECVTINKGTADRMKTVVGSNCLIMAYSHIAHDCKVGDNCIFSNNTTLAGHVTVGDYVTMAGMTAVHQFCHVGKHAFVTGGSLVRKDVPPYVKAAREPLSYMGINSVGLRRRNFSSEKIREIQDIYRILYQKKYNNSQALSFIEAEMEATPERDEILSFVKESQRGIMKGYNPNNL
- the lpxD gene encoding UDP-3-O-(3-hydroxymyristoyl)glucosamine N-acyltransferase translates to MEFKAGQIAEFINGKIVGNPDRVVSRFANIDTATDCDLTFLGNPKYAPFLKDTQASVIIISQNFDFEEQDSKTFIVVPEAYEAITQLLTIYEQYRNAKSGRENPHFIADSAKIGENEYIGAFAYIGENVKIGKNVKIYPHAYVGDNVTIGDNSVINSGVKIYHECKIGENCIIHAGSIIGSDGFGFKPNEKGEFIKVPQIGNVVIEDFVEVGACCTIDRGTMGSTIIRKGTKLDNQIQVAHNVEIGSHNVIAAQSGIAGSTKIGSHNMIGGQVGIVGHIKIGNQNQIQAQSGVNRTVKDGEKLYGSPAIDAHQFRKSYVLFKNLNQIVERINRLEKK
- a CDS encoding glycosyl transferase family 90; protein product: MGEIKIQKKLKINLYLKGYKNVFLPTFKKYKNIVTTIEKSLTHEQIAKCRERIDYYCQTSISQNTANSNKIKDLKKVKNPKAYYFDLYEYARFFDQNLDLNYVFGDVIDVPDVPSIVKSRPIHGDNANSVLINLDKQRHFRWVKKDIPFANKRNILISRCGVFQKHRYDFFEKHYGNPLCDLGQVNKYEYGEQEWIKPKISIGKHLINKFILCLEGNDVASNLKWVMSSNSIAVMPEPTYETWFMEGTLKGGEHYIEIKKDYSDLEEQLNYYINHPEVCQKIIENAHAHCEQFWNKKTEDYCNLKVLEKYLNL
- a CDS encoding DUF2480 family protein produces the protein MDEIINKVAKSSLITIDLAHIFNSEISPKIKILDIQEFLRDGQILIEKEFRGALKDIDWTKFQDSYVHITCSGDPILPGWAFLLLQCHLAPFGEFCGVGNKDEFNNLAIQHYVKNMNLDDFSRKPIIIKGCGNMKIYEQTYISLIAKLYPVAKSLMYGEACSTVPLYKKK
- the efp gene encoding elongation factor P, with protein sequence MATTSDIRKGMCIEWNNDTYKIIEFLHVKPGKGPAFVRTKLKSVTNGKVLDNTFSAGHKIDEVRVETRKYQYLYDDENGFHFMNNDDFTQVYLNRDMIENPEFMKNGEEVTIIFRADDETPLSAELPATVIMEIAHTEPGVKGDTATNATKPATTETGAEIRVPLFIQEGDKVKISTEDGSYQERIKE